A segment of the Natrinema salaciae genome:
GAGACAGGATTGGTCGCTTTCTCACCGACCTCGAACACATTGTTGACGCTGTCTTCGACAGGCTCGTCGGGCAGGCTACTGAACTCGTTGAAGATATTGACGAATTCGGTATAGATGATCAGGAAGTCATAGATTCCGCACTTGGTATTGACTAACGATATCGGCTTTCAACACAAGTCCGATATTGAAGTCCGATTACTGGTGTGTTTGCGATTGTCTGTATCATTTCAGGATTAAACTCATTTCGAGCGCTGTCGAGATTCTCCTTCGACTCAAGCAGATGAGTGAGCGCAGCGTCGATCACGACAGACATTGGAGGGTCGTCGTACTCGTCTTCGGCGATGATCGCGCTCGCACGGTCGAGTTTTCGTTGCCGTTCGTCAGTGAGCTTCAGGCTGGTTCGTTTAGCCATGGTTTAAGCGAAGGTATGTACGGGGGGTCGATTCGCGTCGCTCGCAGGTGAGCGACTGGGCGGTTCTTTATGAATGGGGGCGAGGAGTTCAGCGTGATCACGGCGGGGGCCAGCCGGATCGGCCCCGATTCTATGCACCCCGCGAGCCCATCGCCCACGGCAGGGTGCATACATCAAGGCCTCTGTATACATTCGCGAGCAACCCCAGGGGGTCAGTCTCAAGGACCCGGTTTCAGTGGATTCTCTCATTCGTCGGTATCAAACTCGATTAGCTTCAGCGTCCACTCTCCTTCGCCCTCGTAGTTGACATGGGCATGATAGTCTCCGTCGAGTTGCCCGTCCTTGTCGAGTATCTCCTCGAGGACGAGGTCGTCTTTCGGGATGGTTACACCAGTCGACCCGCCACCGACTTCCTGCAGTTTTCGAATCGCCATATCCGGCGGGCAACTCGTTACCTATTATACTTAATGACTAGCCAAATAGCTGAGATATTAGACGGGTGGGGTTGACGATCGGCCGTATGGCACTTAGCCTCCCACAGAACGCTGTGCCGAGCGCGGTACGGCGTGAAGACGGAGTTGACCTGATTGACAGCGTGCTCGCGCCGCTGTTCGTGCTCGCGACGTTCTCCGTCGCGGCGGTCGGCACGTTCAGTCTGAACGAGCCGTTCAACACGGGCTTTGCCGGGGTTCTCTACTCGTCGCACGGCACCGAGATCACCTACGGCTTCGTCGTCTCGATCGTCACGGTCGTCACGGCCTGGGTGACGAACGGCCAGACGACCATCGACGATTACACCGACATGGAGACGGTCGTCCTGCTGCTGATGTTCATCCTAAACATCCTCTCGGCGCTCGTGCCGGCCGTCGCCGTCACTCTCGAGTCGACGTGGCCGCTGGGCTGGTTCATGGTGTTTCTGAACGGAGCCGGCTTCTACCTCATCGCCTACAAGTAGGTGGTTCGGGATATGAACGACCACTCGTCGTCGACGAAACGAATCGGGATTCTACTACTGCTCGCTGCGGTCGTGACCGCGGGACTCGCAGGAATTAGCGGTGCACAGACTGGCAAGTACAGTACGAACGAGACGGTTAAGCTCACCAACGACACCGAGCCGATCACCGTCTCGGTCGACTGGAACGAATCGATCACGGACCCCGCGAATACCTCCGCGGCGGTCGTGTTCTACAACGAAACCGAGTACGCGGCTGATCCCGCGAACGCGACAGTCGCCCTTGAGGGCGTCATACCGTCTGATCCGGGCAACACGACCGAGGCCGAGTTCAACCAAACGGACTCTCTAGAGTTGGGTAACGAGTACCGAGTGACCGTCACCGGACCCGCGACTGTCGACACCGCATCGATCGATGACAGTTCTGGCTTCCTTGGCGGCGTGATCGGCAGCGGAGGCGGCCTCGAAGGCAACGGGATGCTCGTCGGCATCGGGGTGATCAGCCTTGCGGTGATCGGGGCGGCTGTGTACACGATGCGGGACTAACGAGGTGAGACCCATGAATTTAGGAATTTTCGACAGTACGAACGCTGAGTTGTACAGGGACGCGGCGATCGCTTCGGGGGTGCTCTAATGGCAGCCCAAAGCCCACAGCCCACCGAGTTAGACGCGGCCGGCTCGAGCATGACTCGGCGCGGGCTGTTCAAGCGCGCGGCGATCGCAGGCGGGACGATGGTCTCGGCTCCGGCGGCCGTCGACCAGTTCGCTCCGCGATACTCGCCAATCGGGCGTGCTGCTGCGTTCCCCCATCTGTTGGTAGCTGTCGCTGCGGTCGCTGCTGCTAGCTACATCGCTGGTCGCTACGATGGTAGTGACGTTGATGGCGTCGAAGAAGCCCTGGAGTTCGAGGATCACCTCGAGATCTACAACGAGGCGCGCGAAATCTACGAGGTGAGCGACGAGCAGCTTCTGGCGTCGCTTGAGCGCGACGGTCGCAACCTGCAGGATGCCGCTCGCGAGGCGGCTATTATGTCCATGTATGAGGTCGTTGCAACCGGCGGAACTCGGGAAGATGCCCGGAATGCAGCGGAGGATGCTATTGCGGAGAGGTTCGCGATTCCCCAGGAGTCGATCGCAACCCGTGTTAATTCGATTTCGGAGGAGATCATCCAGCCTGCGATCGATTTGAATGTGCTGTACACTCGGAACCCGTACACCGGCAAAACGTACGACAATCCCGAGACGCACGGTGATCTCGAAGAGAGAGAGGTGGAACTACATGATGGGTCGACTGTGCCGGTCATGTACAAAAACGAGACTGGTGGTACCACTGACGGTGAAATTGAGTGGGACGTGTTCAATACTCCTGGTACCGATAACTATGAGGGAAACTCGTATGACTTCGTCATCGTCGGGATCGAAGAGCCGGACCCAGCCGCCTACGACGGCGTGAACGCGGAGGACTACGATCTTGACCACTTGAGTGGTAGGCAGCCGATCGCGAATGCTGATGAGTACGCTGACGTGCTCGCCGAGATCGAGGACGGCTACACCACGGTCATGAACGAGATTGAGGCTCTGCTTGAGACGCATTACGACGGTATTGAGGCTGGTGATTTGTCTGTGACTGATATGTTGTCTACTGGTGCCATGCTCGATACGGTCGCCGAGGCTGATAGCTGGCAAGAGGCAGCGCTGTATTTCAGGTCGCTCGGGTTGTCTGAAGCCGTCGAACCGGCACGTGTCTCGTTCGACGTGTCCGCCGCTGACACTGTAGACGGCGGTGACGGCAACACGACGGACAACACTACTGCCAACAACACCACCGACTCCGGTAGTGAACTTGCTGGTGACGGGACGACGTCGTTCGACGGCAAACTCGGTTGGTCGATCACTGGCGATGTGGCCGATACCGAGCTTCCTGTCGGCACTGAGATTGACCCGTCTGTCTACCCTGGTAGCATCTACATGGCACTGGAGTATGAGGACGCTGATGGCAACACGATCGGTGACGTTGTCGAACTCACTGGGCCGTTCACGATTGAAGGAATCAACAGCGGTGGTAGTGTTCTGCAGTTCGACTCGAGAGCGGTTGTCACTGGTGACACGAGTCCGAGCGAAGCTCGGGACATCTTCCGAGAGAATCGAGAGAGTGAGAAACAGGCTCGCGAACAGACGATCGAGGTAGTTATCGATGAGAGCGGAGGCGGCGGCCCGCTGTTCCCCGACGGATTCGGACTCGAGGGGGGCGGTCAGTGGCTCGGACTCAGTATCATCGGTGTCGTCGTTCTGGCCGTCGTCGGGTTCGTGACCGACCTCATTCCGGGGGTGGGGAACTGACCGATGAGACGGGTTTGCATTTTCGCCACCGTCGTGGCAGTGGCGCTCGCGATGGGCATGGGCGTTGGGCCAGTCGCCGCGCAGGACGGCAACGTCACCAACGAAACGGTCGCACAGGCCCCGGACGACTCAGTGCAGACGATCGACAATCAGACGAGGGTTATCGATTGGAGTTACTCACCGGGCCGGTTCTCCCTCGAGATCGAGGCCGACGAACCGACTACGATCTCGCTCACCGAGGCCGGTGCCTTCGAGGAGGGAACGACGAGCTTCAACTACGCCGAACGTGAGCTCGAGCAGGGCACCCAGACAGTCACCTTCGTCGTCGCCGATCGGGACGGGGCCGCCGTCGCGATCTCCACCCGACAGTCCCTCGAGCAGGGAACCGGCGCGATCGTCTCGACCGGGACGACCGAGTCGAACCCGTTCCGTCACTTCGGCGGTGAAACGGGGCTGTTCTCCGGTGTCGTCATGACCGTCGGATGTGCAGCACTCGGAGCCTGGTACGTCGTTCACTCCGAAGAAACCGGGGTGATCGAGGCATGAACCCGAAAACACTGTATCTCCACTGGGACGACGCCGTACAGGATCTGAACGGCCGACTCTACGAGTCAATCGCGAAAGCGAACGACGAGCGATACCGACTCCTGGAGTCAGAACTGTGGGACGAAGTGCGAGACGCACAGCAGCGTCGAAACAGCTACCTCGCGGCGTGTATCGTCCTCAGAAACCGAGGTGGTGAGGCATGAGCGACACGAGCGGGACGTTCGCGAACTGGAAGGATCGGATCACCTACATCGTCGCCGAGGCCCAGCTACTCGTCTTCGCCGTGCTGTTCTCGGTCGGCATCGCGATCCTCTGGATTCGGCCGTCGGTTCCCGGTATCCCGCCGATCGTTTTCGGCTGGTTCGCCGCGGCGATCCTCCTGGGACCGCCGCTGATCGCGATCTTCGTTACCGGCGCTCGAAAGCTCCGAAACCGACGAAT
Coding sequences within it:
- a CDS encoding DUF7386 family protein, with protein sequence MAKRTSLKLTDERQRKLDRASAIIAEDEYDDPPMSVVIDAALTHLLESKENLDSARNEFNPEMIQTIANTPVIGLQYRTCVESRYR